In Papaver somniferum cultivar HN1 chromosome 1, ASM357369v1, whole genome shotgun sequence, a genomic segment contains:
- the LOC113360408 gene encoding uncharacterized protein LOC113360408, giving the protein MESIIARYMRQRREFAYLQPSSYTERYLDDSHGDYTIMYQEVLQKAHDLHQPEPMIVLTRRSINRCRVEANARMMQDYFNPGCRFGPKHFKDLHGLPRELFLRLLPEICAQDEDFRQRRDACNIPGHSPHMKMLAVMKHLAKGVAADSLGDYTGMAASIIYMYVKKFMDALLWLFNDRYMRRATTKDTKRLLAENEARGFPGMLGSLDCTHWEWRCCPNDKAGRHVGQYKKPNLVLQVVASYDRWFWHFGLFDREKNALDPPCDFRINGHVYRHGYYLVDGIYNKMPGVVHGYKRRQTMPAIHKKFNEYHSAKRKDVERAFGGLKAKWGIIRNPCRYWFPRDLNTIMRACLIMHNMCVEYEYRDRVWARYDGKEETPLVQGNVTEARAYYKSHARWRHLQADITEHIWQRHIQGLRDGEVGHVEVHDALPISNHGTTDVDEDADIYPSDDDNFYQNGE; this is encoded by the exons ATGGAGTCAATTATCGCTAGATATATGCGACAACGGAGAGAGTTTGCATACCTCCAACCGTCATCATACACCGAACGGTACCTTGATGATAGTCATGGAGATTACACAATCATGTATCAGGAAGTGTTGCAGAAGGCGCACGATTTGCACCAACCAGAACCAATGATTGTTTTGACTAGAAGAAGCATAAACAGATGCCGTGTAGAAGCGAATGCTAGGATGATGCAGGACTACTTCAACCCGGGTTGCAGATTTGGGCCTAAGCATTTTAAGGACCTCCACGGTTTGCCCCGAGAACTATTTCTTAGATTATTACCAGAAATTTGCGCCCAAGATGAGGACTTTCGGCAACGGAGGGATGCTTGTAACATTCCGGGTCACTCCCCTCATATGAAAATGCTCGCTGTCATGAAACACTTAGCGAAGGGGGTGGCGGCCGATAGCCTTGGCGATTACACTGGAATGGCTGCGTCTATAATATACATGTACGTAAAAAAGTTTATGGATGCATTACTTTGGCTTTTTAACGATCGTTACATGAGGCGCGCAACAACCAAAGATACAAAGAGGCTATTAGCTGAGAATGAGGCTCGTGGATTTCCTGGAATGCTTGGAAGCCTCGATTGTACCCATTGGGAGTGGAGGTGTTGTCCTAATGACAAAGCAGGCCGACACGTTGGACAGTATAAGAAACCAAATCTTGTTTTACAGGTTGTTGCATCATACGACAGATGGTTCTGGCACT TCGGTTTGTTTGATAGAGAGAAGAACGCGTTGGATCCTCCTTGTGATTTTCGCATCAACGGTCACGTGTACAGACATGGATACTATTTGGTTGACGGAATTTATAATAAAATGCCTGGGGTTGTTCATGGTTATAAGAGACGTCAGACTATGCCGGCAATCCATAAGAAATTTAATGAATACCACTCTGCGAAGCGGAAGGATGTGGAGCGTGCTTTTGGGGGTCTAAAAGCCAAATGGGGTATAATTAGGAATCCTTGTCGTTACTGGTTTCCTCGTGACTTAAACACAATTATGAGAGCTTGTTTAATAATGCATAACATGTGTGTGGAGTATGAATATCGTGATAGGGTATGGGCGAGGTATGATGGAAAAGAAGAAACACCTCTGGTACAAGGTAACGTGACTGAAGCGCGTGCTTATTATAAAAGCCATGCCCGCTGGAGACACTTGCAAGCAGATATAACGGAGCACATCTGGCAGCGTCATATTCAAGGACTGCGAGACGGAGAAGTCGGCCACGTGGAGGTGCATGATGCCCTCCCAATTTCAAATCATGGTACCACTGATGTGGATGAGGACGCTGATATTTATCCAAGTGATGATGATAACTTTTATCAGAACGGAGAGTAG